In one Umezawaea sp. Da 62-37 genomic region, the following are encoded:
- a CDS encoding FAD-dependent oxidoreductase produces MDILISGAGMAGLSAALDLSARGHRVTLVERASHFRVNGSPIDIRGDAIGIAERMGVLERIREQRVDTTELIQFVDADGETVARPTLADVGDSPDDLEIAREDLAHILIDALPSDVEIRFRDSVDSLVDDGGGVDVGFASGHSARFDLVVGADGQHSAVRGLVFGPEGDFARPLGFYVALTDLPGEVRPERMNPMYNFPGHLAGIARYKDRAFGVLMFRSDPLDYDHHDLDAQRKLIVEAFADTPAWKVPQLLDAVRVDPELYFDSASQIHMPTWHRGRVVLVGDAAHCATGLSGRGTSLAFTGAYFLAEELDRADGDHVAAFERYEARQRPYVEFAQHSVGAGAELVVPATWEAIAARNERLRAANGV; encoded by the coding sequence ATGGACATCCTCATCTCCGGCGCGGGCATGGCCGGGCTCTCGGCGGCGCTCGACCTCTCCGCGCGCGGCCACCGCGTCACCCTCGTCGAACGCGCGTCGCACTTCCGCGTCAACGGCTCGCCGATCGACATCCGCGGCGACGCGATCGGGATCGCCGAACGGATGGGCGTGTTGGAGCGGATCCGCGAGCAGAGGGTCGACACCACCGAGCTGATCCAGTTCGTCGACGCGGACGGCGAGACGGTCGCGCGTCCGACACTGGCCGACGTCGGCGACTCCCCGGACGACCTCGAGATCGCCAGGGAGGACCTGGCGCACATCCTCATCGACGCGCTTCCTTCGGACGTGGAGATCCGCTTCCGCGACTCCGTCGACTCCCTCGTCGACGACGGCGGCGGGGTGGACGTCGGGTTCGCGTCCGGCCACTCCGCGCGCTTCGACCTCGTGGTCGGCGCCGACGGCCAGCACTCGGCGGTGCGCGGGCTGGTGTTCGGGCCGGAGGGCGACTTCGCCCGCCCGCTGGGGTTCTACGTCGCGCTCACCGACCTGCCGGGCGAGGTCCGTCCCGAGCGGATGAACCCGATGTACAACTTCCCCGGCCACCTGGCGGGGATCGCGCGGTACAAGGACAGGGCGTTCGGCGTCCTGATGTTCCGCTCGGACCCGCTCGACTACGACCACCACGACCTCGACGCCCAGCGGAAGCTCATCGTCGAGGCCTTCGCCGACACCCCGGCGTGGAAGGTGCCGCAGCTGCTCGACGCCGTCCGCGTCGACCCCGAGCTGTACTTCGATTCCGCGAGCCAGATCCACATGCCCACGTGGCACCGGGGCCGCGTCGTCCTCGTCGGCGACGCCGCCCACTGCGCCACCGGGCTGTCCGGGCGCGGCACCTCGCTCGCGTTCACCGGCGCCTACTTCCTCGCCGAGGAACTGGACCGGGCCGACGGCGACCACGTCGCCGCGTTCGAGCGCTACGAGGCCCGCCAGCGCCCGTACGTCGAGTTCGCGCAGCACAGCGTCGGTGCCGGGGCCGAGTTGGTCGTCCCGGCGACGTGGGAGGCCATCGCCGCGCGCAACGAGCGGTTGCGCGCGGCGAACGGCGTCTGA
- a CDS encoding MarR family transcriptional regulator has product MGQVETVGSLDESVGYALKRAAAALRAAMDAALRPLELSVPQYACLELLARQPGLSNAELARGAFVTRQSMNLVLRGLQDRGLVVRPETAPHGRALPSSLTPAGGELLRAASATVRAVELRMLTPFSADDQARLLRDLAACVTALG; this is encoded by the coding sequence ATGGGTCAAGTCGAGACGGTCGGATCCCTGGACGAGTCGGTGGGCTACGCGCTGAAACGGGCCGCCGCGGCACTGCGCGCGGCGATGGACGCCGCCCTGCGGCCGCTGGAGCTGTCCGTGCCGCAGTACGCCTGCCTGGAACTGCTCGCCCGACAACCGGGGCTGTCGAACGCGGAGCTGGCGCGGGGCGCGTTCGTCACGCGGCAGTCGATGAACCTGGTCCTGCGCGGACTCCAGGACCGCGGCCTGGTCGTCCGCCCGGAGACCGCGCCGCACGGCCGCGCCCTGCCCAGCAGCCTCACCCCGGCGGGCGGGGAACTCCTGCGCGCGGCGAGCGCCACCGTGCGGGCCGTCGAACTGCGGATGCTCACCCCGTTCTCCGCCGACGACCAGGCCCGGCTGCTCCGCGACCTGGCCGCCTGCGTCACCGCGCTGGGGTGA
- a CDS encoding DNA-3-methyladenine glycosylase 2 family protein has translation MTSHELTVDVLGPWSLTTSKRFWEGFAPAELPSGGDAEEMRTVFLVEGDWSRAEARVTQETGKARIVVTGDGDLDRAAAQVARFLSLDVDARGWPEVADRDPVIADAQRGLPGLRPCGFHSPYEAAAWAVLSQRLRISQAARLRDGLIGADGTFPAPGVLRGLDLDLPGRKTEYLHAVADAALEGLLDGDRLREVDPDEAVRTVRGVKGLGPFAAELVVLRGANAPDAVPRHERRLDDEITHRYGAGRTLADVSEAWRPFRTWAAVHLRALREERTHEIGG, from the coding sequence ATGACCAGCCACGAGCTGACCGTCGACGTGCTCGGTCCCTGGTCGCTGACCACGAGCAAGAGGTTCTGGGAGGGCTTCGCGCCCGCGGAACTGCCCTCCGGGGGCGACGCCGAGGAGATGCGGACGGTGTTCCTCGTGGAGGGGGACTGGAGTCGTGCCGAAGCGCGCGTCACGCAGGAGACCGGGAAGGCGCGGATCGTCGTGACCGGCGACGGCGACCTCGACCGGGCCGCCGCGCAGGTCGCGCGCTTCCTCTCGCTCGACGTCGACGCCCGCGGCTGGCCCGAGGTCGCCGACCGCGACCCCGTCATCGCCGACGCCCAGCGCGGGCTGCCCGGTCTGCGGCCGTGCGGGTTCCACTCGCCGTACGAGGCGGCGGCCTGGGCCGTGCTGTCGCAGCGGTTGCGGATCAGCCAGGCCGCCCGACTGCGCGACGGGCTCATCGGCGCCGACGGGACGTTCCCCGCGCCGGGCGTGCTGCGCGGGCTCGACCTCGACCTGCCCGGCCGCAAGACCGAGTACCTGCACGCGGTCGCCGACGCCGCCCTGGAGGGGCTGCTCGACGGCGACCGGCTCCGCGAGGTGGACCCGGACGAGGCCGTGCGGACCGTGCGCGGGGTGAAGGGGCTCGGCCCGTTCGCCGCCGAACTGGTCGTCCTGCGCGGCGCGAACGCCCCGGACGCCGTCCCGCGGCACGAACGCAGGCTCGACGACGAGATCACCCACCGGTACGGGGCGGGCCGCACGCTCGCCGACGTCTCCGAGGCCTGGCGCCCGTTCCGCACCTGGGCCGCCGTCCACCTGCGCGCGCTGCGCGAGGAGCGCACGCACGAGATCGGCGGGTAG
- a CDS encoding alpha/beta hydrolase, translating to MSAFHPELALARFIPKLSMGPRVARFAQRQKVRTPSTPDDMLIEDVTAPGVSVRVYRPKAVRGTTPALLWTHGGGYLLGSPEQDELGSIAFARDLGITVVAARYRLAPTHPSPAAVEDAHAALLWLVANADARGVDPTRIAIGGASAGGGLAAALALYAHDRDDVRPAFQLLVYPMLDDRTVLRTDMDTRHVRVWTPGSNRFAWTSYLGAEPGAPDVSPYAAPARREDLTGLPPAWIGVGTLDLFHDEDLVYADRLQVAGVPCEVVTVPGAFHGFDGMFRRTRVVAGFRESQTKALRSALF from the coding sequence ATGTCCGCGTTCCACCCCGAACTGGCGCTCGCGCGGTTCATCCCGAAGCTGTCGATGGGTCCTCGCGTGGCCCGCTTCGCCCAGCGCCAGAAGGTCCGGACACCCTCCACACCGGACGACATGCTGATCGAGGACGTCACCGCCCCCGGCGTCTCGGTCCGCGTCTACCGCCCGAAGGCCGTGCGGGGCACGACACCCGCCCTGCTCTGGACCCACGGCGGCGGCTACCTCCTCGGCTCCCCCGAGCAGGACGAGCTGGGCAGCATCGCGTTCGCCCGCGACCTCGGCATCACCGTGGTCGCCGCCCGCTACCGCCTCGCCCCCACCCACCCCTCGCCCGCCGCCGTCGAGGACGCCCACGCCGCCCTGCTCTGGCTCGTCGCGAACGCCGACGCCCGCGGCGTGGACCCGACGCGCATCGCCATCGGCGGCGCCAGCGCGGGCGGCGGCCTGGCCGCGGCGCTCGCGCTCTACGCCCACGACCGCGACGACGTGCGCCCCGCGTTCCAGCTGCTGGTGTACCCGATGCTCGACGACCGCACGGTGCTGCGCACCGACATGGACACCCGCCACGTCCGCGTCTGGACCCCCGGCAGCAACCGCTTCGCCTGGACCTCCTACCTCGGCGCCGAACCGGGCGCCCCCGACGTCTCCCCCTACGCCGCCCCCGCCCGCCGCGAAGACCTCACCGGCCTGCCCCCGGCGTGGATCGGCGTCGGCACGCTCGACCTGTTCCACGACGAGGACCTCGTCTACGCCGACCGCCTCCAGGTCGCGGGCGTCCCGTGCGAGGTGGTCACCGTGCCGGGGGCGTTCCACGGCTTCGACGGGATGTTCCGCAGGACGCGGGTCGTGGCCGGGTTCCGGGAGTCGCAGACGAAGGCGCTCCGCTCCGCGCTGTTCTGA
- a CDS encoding NAD(P)/FAD-dependent oxidoreductase — protein MDTSSDPDAVEDLDVIVIGAGISGIGAARYLKEEQPRRSFAVLEARGATGGTWDLFRYAGIRSDSDLHTFGYEFKPWLDEHAIADGSAILRYVREASAENGVDDRIRLHHRVLTAAWTSGTARWTVEVERADTGERPALTCNWLFCAGGYYRYDEGCTPHFEGRERFAGPVVHPQHWPEDLDTAGKRVLVIGSGATAVTLVPALADTAAHVTMLQRTPSCIMPVPSEDGFANLALRLLGEERGYRLTRRKNIAQQLAVWRFCRRFPLAARRLLRALAAKQLPEGYPVDEHFNPPYSPWDQRLCVVPDGDLFRVISAGTASVVTDRITTFTERGVLLQSGRELEVDVIVTATGLNVQALGGVGLTVDGAPVRPADTVTYKGMMLSGVPNLAYAVGYTNASWTLKVGLLCEHLCRLLAVMDAGGHDICLPEVGNPAMPTRPFLDFAAGYVRRVVDELPRQGDRPPWSTSTDYHADVEVLRRLPVEDPGLRFSTAAVSR, from the coding sequence ATGGACACGTCCTCCGATCCGGACGCCGTCGAGGACCTCGACGTCATCGTCATCGGGGCCGGGATCTCCGGCATCGGGGCGGCGCGCTACCTCAAGGAGGAGCAACCGCGGCGGAGCTTCGCCGTCCTGGAGGCCAGGGGGGCGACCGGCGGCACGTGGGACCTCTTCCGGTATGCGGGGATCCGGTCGGACTCCGACCTGCACACGTTCGGCTACGAGTTCAAGCCGTGGCTCGACGAGCACGCGATCGCCGACGGGAGCGCCATCCTGCGCTACGTCCGCGAGGCCTCCGCCGAGAACGGCGTCGACGACCGGATCCGGCTGCACCACAGGGTGCTCACGGCGGCGTGGACGAGCGGGACCGCGCGGTGGACCGTCGAGGTCGAGCGCGCCGACACCGGCGAGCGGCCGGCGCTGACCTGCAACTGGCTGTTCTGCGCGGGCGGCTACTACCGCTACGACGAGGGCTGCACGCCGCACTTCGAGGGCCGTGAGCGCTTCGCGGGCCCGGTCGTGCACCCGCAGCACTGGCCGGAGGACCTGGACACCGCGGGCAAGCGCGTCCTGGTGATCGGCAGCGGCGCCACCGCGGTCACGCTGGTCCCGGCCCTGGCGGACACCGCCGCGCACGTCACGATGCTCCAGCGCACGCCGAGCTGCATCATGCCCGTGCCGTCCGAGGACGGGTTCGCGAACCTGGCGCTCAGGCTGCTCGGCGAGGAGCGCGGCTACCGCCTGACGCGGCGGAAGAACATCGCCCAGCAGCTCGCGGTCTGGCGGTTCTGCCGGAGGTTCCCGCTCGCGGCGCGCAGGCTCCTCCGCGCGCTCGCGGCCAAGCAGCTCCCGGAGGGCTATCCCGTCGACGAGCACTTCAACCCGCCGTACAGCCCGTGGGACCAGCGCCTGTGCGTGGTGCCCGACGGCGACCTGTTCCGGGTGATCAGCGCCGGGACGGCGTCGGTCGTGACCGACCGGATCACCACCTTCACCGAGCGCGGGGTCCTGTTGCAGTCGGGGCGCGAGCTGGAGGTTGACGTCATCGTGACGGCCACCGGCCTGAACGTGCAGGCGCTCGGCGGGGTCGGGCTGACCGTCGACGGGGCGCCGGTCCGGCCGGCGGACACGGTGACCTACAAGGGGATGATGCTGTCCGGCGTGCCGAACCTCGCCTACGCGGTCGGCTACACCAACGCCTCGTGGACGCTGAAGGTCGGGCTGCTCTGCGAGCACCTCTGCCGCCTGCTCGCGGTGATGGACGCGGGCGGCCACGACATCTGCCTGCCCGAGGTCGGGAACCCGGCCATGCCGACCCGCCCGTTCCTCGACTTCGCCGCCGGGTACGTCCGGCGCGTGGTGGACGAGCTGCCGCGGCAGGGCGACCGGCCGCCGTGGTCGACCTCGACGGACTACCACGCCGACGTCGAGGTGCTGCGCAGGCTGCCCGTCGAGGACCCCGGTCTCCGCTTCTCCACCGCGGCCGTGTCGCGCTGA
- a CDS encoding TetR/AcrR family transcriptional regulator: MTETARPTQRSNQKERTRAAIVTATQELIETNGDLTMPGVAAAARVSEATAYRYFPDLVTLLGEAVNRMDPKAAMEPVAGSVDPVERIGHAAEVLGRAVVRHERAIRAIIAATIVQPRPVVRPGNRFAFIRLALEPWSATAAPAAVDRLTRELAVVISAEALFTLVDMCDLDPEDAVASLVRTARTLTTVATA; this comes from the coding sequence ATGACCGAGACGGCACGTCCGACGCAGCGCAGCAACCAGAAGGAGCGCACGCGCGCGGCCATCGTGACCGCGACGCAGGAGCTGATCGAGACCAACGGCGACCTCACGATGCCGGGGGTCGCGGCCGCCGCGCGGGTGTCCGAGGCGACGGCCTACCGGTACTTCCCCGACCTGGTCACGCTGCTCGGCGAGGCGGTGAACCGGATGGACCCCAAGGCCGCGATGGAGCCCGTCGCCGGGTCCGTCGACCCGGTCGAGCGGATCGGGCACGCCGCCGAGGTGCTCGGTCGCGCCGTCGTCCGGCACGAGAGGGCGATCCGGGCGATCATCGCCGCGACCATCGTCCAGCCGCGTCCCGTCGTGCGTCCGGGGAACCGGTTCGCCTTCATCCGGCTGGCGCTGGAGCCGTGGAGCGCGACCGCCGCCCCCGCGGCCGTCGACCGGCTCACCCGCGAACTGGCCGTCGTGATCAGCGCGGAGGCCCTGTTCACCCTGGTCGACATGTGCGACCTGGACCCCGAGGACGCGGTCGCGAGCCTCGTGCGCACCGCCAGGACCCTGACCACCGTCGCGACGGCGTAG
- a CDS encoding cupin domain-containing protein: MVPVSIVGPDDGEVVLASGSTRMRILEDGSTTAHRLGVAELTLAPGTPGPHQHRHAQHDEGFYIISGTVRFTIGEEDHDAGPGSFVMVPTGAPHTFANPGDVPAVMVNTFTPDLYVEYFRDLRDLIAGGKPLDAESVAPVMARYATELSTEYAAE; this comes from the coding sequence ATGGTTCCCGTCTCGATCGTCGGTCCCGACGACGGCGAGGTCGTCCTCGCCTCCGGCTCGACGCGCATGCGCATCCTCGAGGACGGCAGCACGACCGCGCACCGCCTCGGGGTCGCCGAGCTCACGCTGGCACCGGGCACACCGGGCCCGCACCAGCACCGCCACGCCCAGCACGACGAGGGGTTCTACATCATCTCGGGGACCGTGCGCTTCACCATCGGCGAGGAGGACCACGACGCGGGCCCCGGCTCGTTCGTGATGGTGCCCACGGGTGCCCCGCACACGTTCGCCAACCCCGGTGACGTACCCGCGGTCATGGTCAACACCTTCACCCCGGACCTGTACGTCGAGTACTTCCGCGACCTGCGCGACCTGATCGCAGGCGGCAAGCCGCTCGACGCCGAGAGCGTCGCGCCGGTGATGGCCCGCTACGCCACCGAACTCTCGACCGAGTACGCGGCGGAGTGA
- a CDS encoding catalase produces MPPKRQRDQAAPEPTSPTGKKEVAANIGEDRRAQAGRYLTTAQGVRLHDTDHSLKAGPRGPSLLEDFHLREKITHFDHERIPERVVHARGAAAHGTFRAYGNAESVTKAGFLAKGRETPVFARFSTVLGSRGSADTVRDVRGFAVKFYTEEGNFDLVGNNMPVFFIQDGIKFPDIIHAGKPHPDREIPQAQSAHDTFWDFVSLHTEATHHVIWAMSDRGIPRSYRTMEGFGVHTFRLVNAAGETSLVKFHWKPVAGVHSLVWEEAQIAAGADPDFHRRDMADGIEAGAPLEYELGLQVLPDTEDETFEGIDLLDPTKIVPEEPAEVVLVGKLTLDRNPTNYFAETEQVAFHTGHLVPGIEITNDPLMQARMFSYLDTQLTRLGGPNFTQLPINRPHAPINDNLRDGMHQTAIHQGLAPYKPNSVDDDQPEVAGEAEGAYIHVPREVAGPKIRANPVSFDDHFSQATLFWLSMSEVERAHIVEAYTFELSKVYEKPIRERVLGVLANVDAELCARVAAGLGLPAPKGEPARGVVPSPALSQLTTAVGPVAGRVVGVVAGPGADLAGIGKLRKAVEAKGAVLHVVAQIGGELKRGRATETVERTFLATRSIEYDAVVVAAGTVANDPRLVVLLQEAFRHCKALGAWGDGAAVLEAAGIDTSAAGVVLGDSVAKPYTTALLTALGKHRAWDRAVPAGSA; encoded by the coding sequence ATGCCCCCGAAGCGCCAACGCGACCAGGCCGCACCCGAGCCCACGAGTCCCACGGGCAAGAAGGAGGTGGCCGCGAACATCGGGGAGGACCGGCGGGCGCAGGCAGGGCGCTACCTGACCACCGCGCAGGGGGTGCGGCTGCACGACACGGACCACTCGCTCAAGGCGGGGCCGCGCGGTCCGTCGCTGCTGGAGGACTTCCACCTCCGCGAGAAGATCACGCACTTCGACCACGAGCGCATCCCCGAACGGGTGGTGCACGCCCGCGGCGCCGCGGCCCACGGGACGTTCCGCGCCTACGGCAACGCCGAGTCCGTGACCAAGGCGGGCTTCCTCGCCAAGGGACGGGAGACGCCGGTGTTCGCGCGGTTCTCCACGGTGCTGGGGTCGCGCGGGTCGGCCGACACCGTTCGCGACGTGCGCGGGTTCGCGGTGAAGTTCTACACCGAGGAGGGCAACTTCGACCTGGTCGGCAACAACATGCCGGTGTTCTTCATCCAGGACGGCATCAAGTTCCCCGACATCATCCACGCGGGCAAGCCGCACCCCGACCGGGAGATCCCGCAGGCGCAGTCCGCACACGACACGTTCTGGGACTTCGTCTCCCTGCACACCGAGGCCACCCACCACGTGATCTGGGCGATGTCCGACCGCGGCATCCCGCGGTCCTACCGGACCATGGAGGGCTTCGGCGTCCACACGTTCCGGCTGGTCAACGCGGCGGGCGAGACGTCGCTGGTGAAGTTCCACTGGAAGCCGGTCGCCGGCGTGCACTCGCTGGTGTGGGAGGAGGCCCAGATCGCCGCGGGCGCCGACCCCGACTTCCACCGCCGCGACATGGCCGACGGCATCGAGGCGGGCGCCCCGCTGGAGTACGAGCTGGGCCTCCAGGTGCTGCCCGACACCGAGGACGAGACCTTCGAGGGGATCGACCTGCTCGACCCGACGAAGATCGTGCCGGAGGAGCCGGCGGAGGTGGTCCTGGTCGGCAAGCTGACCCTGGACCGCAACCCCACCAACTACTTCGCCGAGACCGAGCAGGTCGCGTTCCACACCGGCCACCTCGTGCCCGGCATCGAGATCACGAACGACCCGCTCATGCAGGCGCGGATGTTCTCCTACCTCGACACCCAGCTGACCCGCCTGGGCGGTCCCAACTTCACCCAGCTGCCGATCAACCGCCCGCACGCGCCCATCAACGACAACCTGCGCGACGGCATGCACCAGACCGCGATCCACCAGGGTCTGGCCCCGTACAAGCCGAACTCCGTGGACGACGACCAGCCCGAGGTGGCAGGCGAGGCCGAGGGCGCCTACATCCACGTGCCCCGCGAGGTCGCGGGGCCGAAGATCCGGGCGAACCCGGTGTCCTTCGACGACCACTTCTCGCAGGCGACCCTGTTCTGGCTCAGCATGAGCGAGGTCGAGCGGGCGCACATCGTCGAGGCCTACACGTTCGAGCTGTCCAAGGTGTACGAGAAGCCGATCCGCGAACGTGTCCTCGGAGTGCTGGCGAACGTGGACGCCGAGCTGTGCGCGAGGGTCGCGGCCGGACTCGGCCTGCCCGCGCCGAAGGGTGAACCCGCACGGGGTGTCGTGCCCTCGCCCGCGCTCTCGCAGCTGACGACCGCCGTGGGCCCGGTCGCGGGCCGGGTCGTCGGCGTCGTGGCCGGTCCGGGAGCCGACCTGGCCGGGATCGGGAAGCTCCGCAAGGCGGTCGAGGCCAAGGGCGCGGTGCTGCACGTCGTCGCCCAGATCGGCGGGGAGCTGAAGAGGGGCCGCGCCACCGAGACGGTCGAGCGGACCTTCCTGGCCACCCGGTCGATCGAGTACGACGCGGTGGTGGTCGCCGCGGGCACCGTGGCCAACGACCCCAGGCTCGTCGTGCTGCTCCAGGAGGCGTTCCGGCACTGCAAGGCGCTCGGCGCGTGGGGCGACGGGGCCGCCGTGCTGGAGGCCGCCGGGATCGACACGTCCGCCGCCGGCGTGGTGCTCGGCGACTCCGTGGCCAAGCCCTACACCACCGCGCTGCTGACCGCCCTCGGCAAGCACCGGGCATGGGACCGCGCCGTGCCCGCGGGCTCCGCCTGA
- a CDS encoding STAS domain-containing protein produces the protein MNELSWTVERAPHRVVVAVTGALTVSTSPALQDALVPLLAEADVTVDLTGLSFLDSSGLTVFIAAYKAGVRHGTTTTLAHVPDFLARVLQVTGLARLLLTSDQVV, from the coding sequence GTGAACGAGTTGTCGTGGACGGTCGAACGCGCACCCCACCGGGTCGTCGTAGCGGTCACCGGCGCGCTGACCGTCAGCACCTCCCCCGCCCTCCAGGACGCCCTCGTCCCCCTGCTGGCCGAAGCGGACGTGACCGTCGACCTGACCGGCCTGTCCTTCCTCGACTCCAGCGGCCTGACCGTGTTCATCGCCGCCTACAAGGCGGGCGTCCGCCACGGCACCACCACCACCCTCGCCCACGTCCCCGACTTCCTCGCCCGCGTCCTCCAGGTGACCGGCCTCGCCCGGCTGCTGCTGACGTCGGACCAGGTGGTCTGA
- a CDS encoding cobalamin-dependent protein translates to MTDGLPIGAFDDALSTVDAAAAVAVVRGLLDDGVDPLTVLVDVIARGQRAVGDRWQRGEWTVAKEHAATAVAISATEAVARFAERVPVTRGKVVVACAEREWHALPAMIIGTAIRLDGWDTVLLGASTSPARLSQCLHDLGPDATAVSCSVLGALPTTRRFIEASTTAGVPIMVGGSAFGSDDVRARALGATAWAPHAQGAVDELRRLPPVVRRAAPLPKALMAEQSAIEVGHQRLVQTLRDRWSATTSDGPASEVAREVPHQAVHAVCAALLTGDPRPLAETSTWIDRLLTARGADPRLAAELGDVLATTLRDYPAAHALVLRHWTEGLVPQGGRAR, encoded by the coding sequence ATGACCGACGGGCTGCCGATCGGGGCGTTCGACGACGCGCTGTCCACGGTGGACGCGGCTGCCGCGGTCGCCGTCGTGCGGGGACTCCTGGACGACGGCGTCGACCCGCTGACCGTGCTCGTGGACGTGATCGCCCGCGGTCAGCGCGCGGTCGGCGACCGCTGGCAGCGCGGCGAGTGGACGGTCGCGAAGGAGCACGCGGCGACCGCCGTGGCGATCTCGGCCACCGAGGCCGTCGCCCGCTTCGCCGAACGCGTCCCCGTGACCAGGGGCAAGGTCGTGGTCGCCTGCGCCGAACGCGAGTGGCACGCCCTGCCCGCGATGATCATCGGCACCGCGATCCGGCTCGACGGCTGGGACACCGTCCTGCTCGGCGCCAGCACCTCACCGGCCCGGCTGAGCCAGTGCCTGCACGACCTCGGCCCCGACGCCACGGCGGTCAGCTGCTCCGTGCTGGGCGCGCTGCCGACGACCCGGCGGTTCATCGAGGCCAGCACCACCGCGGGCGTCCCGATCATGGTCGGCGGCTCCGCGTTCGGCTCCGACGACGTGCGCGCCCGCGCGCTCGGCGCGACCGCGTGGGCACCGCACGCGCAGGGCGCGGTCGACGAGCTGCGCCGCCTGCCGCCGGTCGTGCGCCGGGCGGCCCCGCTGCCCAAGGCCCTGATGGCCGAGCAGTCCGCCATCGAGGTCGGCCACCAGCGCCTCGTCCAGACCCTGCGCGACCGCTGGTCGGCCACCACGTCCGACGGCCCGGCTTCCGAGGTCGCCCGCGAGGTCCCGCACCAAGCCGTGCACGCGGTCTGCGCGGCCCTGCTCACCGGCGACCCCCGCCCGTTGGCCGAGACCTCCACGTGGATCGACCGCCTGCTCACCGCACGCGGCGCCGACCCCCGCCTGGCGGCCGAACTGGGCGACGTGCTCGCCACCACCCTGCGCGACTACCCCGCCGCGCACGCCCTCGTCCTCCGCCACTGGACCGAAGGCCTTGTCCCCCAAGGAGGACGCGCACGGTGA
- a CDS encoding GAF domain-containing SpoIIE family protein phosphatase, which produces MTTSDQRVPRVEPVDGSVLGDEAAATDHELLAQAQLRVDLAIDVTSALTGSLNLRRTVLRLLDLITPRMADWAMLVLVGEAGGLTLHGGADPTYTSGVPRVFIEGTGLDRVLRSGQDELLHVAVELDSTGALETMIPDPRLRDEAIGLRPADVLCVALSARGSTIGALVMIRGAGRGFPEQEVEFAGLIADQASLALDSARLYEERGRIASVLQASLRPPALPTIPGARVSARFRPAAEHLEISGDFYDVHGSDGDWLLVLGDVCGKGVEAAVLTGRARQGVRTAAHFDRRPSAVLGALNNVLCDNDSTRFVTVVCARFRPSPDGTHADVDVAVAGHPAPIVVRADGGVDQVEVAGIAAGVVRDVDYTEVAFRITSGDTMLMFTDGVDEARGSDGFYGMDRLLALLPAYAGAGPVALCEAVEQSVVEYLDGRAHDDIALLAVSCER; this is translated from the coding sequence ATGACCACCAGCGATCAGAGGGTTCCGCGCGTGGAGCCCGTCGACGGGTCCGTGCTGGGCGACGAGGCCGCCGCCACGGACCACGAGCTGCTGGCGCAGGCCCAGCTGCGCGTGGACCTGGCGATCGACGTGACCAGCGCGTTGACCGGGTCCCTCAACCTCCGGCGCACGGTGCTGCGCCTGCTCGACCTCATCACGCCGCGGATGGCCGACTGGGCGATGCTGGTGCTCGTCGGCGAGGCGGGCGGGCTCACCCTGCACGGCGGCGCCGACCCGACGTACACCTCGGGTGTGCCGCGGGTGTTCATCGAGGGCACCGGCTTGGACCGCGTGCTGCGGTCGGGGCAGGACGAGCTGCTGCACGTGGCCGTGGAGCTGGACAGCACGGGCGCGCTGGAGACGATGATCCCGGACCCGCGGCTGCGGGACGAGGCGATCGGGCTGCGGCCCGCGGACGTGCTGTGCGTGGCGCTGAGCGCGCGCGGCAGCACGATCGGCGCCCTGGTGATGATCCGCGGCGCCGGTCGCGGGTTCCCCGAGCAGGAGGTGGAGTTCGCCGGGCTGATCGCCGACCAGGCGTCGCTCGCGCTGGACTCCGCGCGGCTCTACGAGGAGCGCGGCCGGATCGCGTCCGTGCTCCAGGCCAGCCTGCGCCCTCCCGCTCTGCCCACGATCCCCGGCGCCCGCGTGTCGGCCCGGTTCCGGCCGGCGGCCGAACACCTGGAGATCAGCGGCGACTTCTACGACGTGCACGGCTCGGACGGCGACTGGCTGCTGGTGCTCGGCGACGTGTGCGGCAAGGGCGTCGAGGCCGCAGTGCTCACCGGCCGCGCCCGGCAGGGCGTCCGCACCGCCGCGCACTTCGACCGTCGGCCGTCGGCCGTGCTCGGCGCGTTGAACAACGTGCTGTGCGACAACGACTCCACCCGCTTCGTCACGGTCGTCTGCGCCCGCTTCCGCCCCTCCCCCGACGGCACTCACGCCGATGTCGACGTGGCCGTCGCCGGGCACCCGGCGCCGATCGTCGTGCGCGCGGACGGCGGCGTGGACCAGGTCGAGGTCGCGGGCATCGCCGCGGGCGTGGTCCGCGACGTCGACTACACCGAGGTCGCGTTCCGCATCACCTCCGGCGACACGATGCTGATGTTCACCGACGGCGTCGACGAGGCCAGGGGATCCGACGGCTTCTACGGCATGGACCGGCTCCTCGCCCTGCTGCCCGCCTACGCGGGCGCGGGCCCGGTGGCGCTGTGCGAGGCCGTGGAGCAGAGCGTCGTGGAGTACCTCGACGGCCGCGCCCACGACGACATCGCGCTGCTCGCGGTGTCCTGCGAGCGGTGA